The Sulfitobacter guttiformis genome contains a region encoding:
- a CDS encoding L,D-transpeptidase: protein MLTKRHFIISTAALFSAPLSVSSAAAATTDRSKWDAWDAQVTPAGYEPSTTNPWGVASRFLPRLVEANANLTAGDIHVDAVARYLYHIRDNGTAMRYGVAIARGDLYEPGTYSIRRKAKWPTWTPTPAMIKRDPALYEQHADGMDAGPSNPLGSRALYLFVGNRDTYLRIHGSPSPRSIGGRASSGCVRMIMPHINDLYEQVNTGSKAILYAPEELATANS from the coding sequence ATGTTAACCAAACGCCATTTTATTATTTCGACTGCGGCATTGTTTTCGGCACCGCTTTCCGTTTCATCTGCCGCTGCCGCGACAACGGATCGGTCAAAGTGGGATGCTTGGGACGCGCAAGTCACGCCTGCAGGTTACGAACCAAGTACAACCAATCCATGGGGTGTCGCATCGCGGTTCCTACCTCGTTTGGTTGAAGCAAACGCGAACCTGACAGCGGGTGATATTCATGTCGATGCTGTTGCACGCTACCTGTATCACATCCGCGATAACGGTACCGCAATGAGATATGGCGTGGCCATCGCGCGGGGCGACCTTTATGAGCCGGGAACCTACTCAATCAGGCGCAAAGCCAAGTGGCCAACCTGGACGCCAACTCCAGCGATGATCAAGCGCGATCCGGCTTTGTATGAGCAACATGCTGATGGCATGGATGCGGGGCCGTCAAACCCGCTTGGATCGCGGGCTTTGTATCTCTTTGTTGGAAACCGGGATACCTATCTGCGCATTCACGGATCACCCAGCCCACGTTCGATTGGTGGCAGAGCCAGCTCCGGCTGTGTGCGGATGATTATGCCTCATATAAATGATCTCTATGAGCAGGTTAATACCGGCTCTAAAGCGATCCTTTATGCGCCAGAAGAGCTGGCTACTGCGAACAGCTAA
- a CDS encoding winged helix-turn-helix transcriptional regulator, with protein sequence MPYDTPCDGSRFSVDCPSRLLFDQVADKWSMMIMTVLNGGGTRFNDLKRRLEGVSQKSLSMTLKRLERNGIIARTVVATTPPGVLYEMTPLGLTLLPPFQAIYLWANDNMNAVEEARREYDDKHSKSDDFR encoded by the coding sequence ATGCCGTATGATACCCCCTGCGATGGATCGCGTTTTTCGGTCGATTGCCCGTCGCGCCTGTTGTTTGATCAGGTCGCTGACAAGTGGTCGATGATGATCATGACGGTCCTGAATGGCGGCGGGACCCGTTTCAACGATTTGAAACGGCGGTTGGAAGGGGTATCGCAAAAGTCGCTGTCGATGACCCTCAAGCGGTTAGAGCGGAACGGGATTATTGCCCGCACGGTCGTCGCGACCACGCCGCCCGGTGTGCTTTACGAGATGACGCCTTTGGGCCTGACTTTGTTGCCACCGTTTCAGGCGATTTATCTTTGGGCGAATGACAATATGAATGCGGTCGAAGAGGCACGTCGTGAATATGACGACAAACACAGCAAATCTGACGATTTCCGTTAA
- a CDS encoding NADH:flavin oxidoreductase, with product MNTDTLFRPFSFKGMELRNRIVMAPMTRSMAPEGIPGQPQVEYYKRRAAGEVGLILTEGTVIDRPASRNTPGIPFFHGEKAMAGWTDVAAAVHAADGKIAPQIWHTGSTRGGKWEPEAEVESPSGLVGPDSPRGRAMSEADIEDTIAAFASSAKLARDAGFDAVEVHGAHGYLIDQFFWSGTNLRDDNWNGPTIKDRSRFAAEIIKAIRSAVGPDFPLILRVSQWKQQDYTARLAMNPDEMTDWLLPLVEAGVDMLHCSQRRFWEPEFPELDGVDGLNFAGWAKKLTGAATISVGSVGLNSDFGGAFAGEGSQTTPLDQLVTRMERDEFDLIAVGRALLSDAQWVQKVRSGHMDELQGFKAEDLQTLA from the coding sequence ATGAATACCGACACACTCTTCCGCCCTTTCTCCTTTAAGGGGATGGAACTGCGCAACCGCATCGTCATGGCCCCTATGACCCGCAGCATGGCCCCCGAGGGTATCCCCGGACAGCCGCAGGTAGAGTATTATAAGCGCCGTGCGGCTGGCGAAGTAGGCCTGATCCTGACCGAAGGCACCGTGATCGACCGTCCAGCGTCGCGCAACACGCCAGGTATTCCGTTTTTTCACGGCGAAAAGGCGATGGCCGGCTGGACCGATGTCGCCGCTGCCGTGCATGCCGCAGACGGCAAGATTGCGCCGCAAATCTGGCACACCGGATCTACCCGCGGCGGCAAGTGGGAACCTGAGGCCGAAGTTGAAAGCCCGTCCGGCCTTGTAGGGCCGGACAGTCCCCGTGGCCGTGCAATGTCCGAGGCAGACATTGAAGACACAATTGCGGCCTTCGCATCCTCGGCAAAGCTGGCCCGCGACGCTGGGTTTGACGCGGTCGAAGTACACGGCGCACATGGCTACCTAATCGACCAGTTTTTCTGGTCCGGCACAAACCTTCGTGACGATAACTGGAACGGCCCCACGATCAAGGATCGCTCACGCTTTGCCGCAGAAATTATCAAGGCTATCCGCAGCGCCGTTGGTCCGGATTTTCCGCTGATCCTGCGCGTAAGCCAATGGAAGCAACAGGACTATACCGCGCGGCTGGCTATGAACCCAGACGAGATGACAGACTGGCTTTTGCCGCTGGTAGAGGCTGGAGTTGATATGCTGCACTGCTCTCAGCGGCGGTTTTGGGAGCCTGAGTTCCCCGAACTCGATGGCGTGGATGGTTTGAACTTTGCGGGCTGGGCGAAAAAGCTGACCGGTGCTGCGACGATCAGCGTAGGATCGGTGGGTCTCAACTCGGACTTTGGCGGTGCCTTCGCAGGCGAAGGATCGCAGACCACACCCCTTGACCAGCTCGTCACCAGAATGGAGCGTGATGAGTTCGACCTGATCGCCGTCGGTCGCGCCCTTCTTTCAGATGCGCAGTGGGTGCAGAAAGTTCGTAGCGGTCACATGGACGAACTACAGGGCTTTAAAGCTGAAGATCTGCAGACGCTCGCATAA
- a CDS encoding saccharopine dehydrogenase family protein: MKRNVLIIGAGGVAQVVAHKCAQNNDVLGDLHIASRTVAKCEAIIESVHAKNAMKQDGLFKAHAVDGMDSDAVADLITTTGAQIVINVGSPFVNMTVLEACIQTGAAYIDTAIHEDPTKICETPPWYGNYEWKRRNDCAAAGVTAILGAGFDPGMVNAFARFAVDEFMDEVISIDIVDINAGSHGKYFSTNFDPEINFREFTGTVYSWQQGAWQENKMFEVGREWDLPVVGKQKAYMSGHDEVHSLAANYPQADIRFWMGFGDHYINVFTVLQNLGLLSEQPVTTAEGLEVVPLKLVKAVLPDPSSLAPNYTGKTCIGDLVKGIKNGEEVEVFVYNVADHKDAYNEVGSQGISYTAGVPPVAMAMLIADGTYDKGVMLNVEELDPKPLFTLLDTIGLPTRVKDAHGDREWNRK, encoded by the coding sequence ATGAAACGTAATGTCCTGATCATTGGTGCCGGTGGCGTCGCACAAGTTGTTGCGCATAAGTGCGCGCAAAATAACGACGTTTTGGGCGATCTGCACATCGCGAGCCGAACGGTCGCCAAGTGCGAGGCGATCATTGAAAGCGTGCACGCCAAGAATGCGATGAAACAGGACGGTTTATTCAAGGCCCATGCGGTTGACGGGATGGACAGTGACGCAGTAGCGGATTTGATTACCACGACTGGAGCGCAGATCGTGATTAATGTGGGCTCGCCTTTCGTGAACATGACGGTGCTCGAGGCCTGCATCCAAACCGGCGCCGCCTATATCGATACTGCGATCCATGAAGACCCGACCAAAATTTGTGAAACACCACCTTGGTACGGTAATTACGAATGGAAACGCCGTAACGATTGCGCAGCCGCGGGTGTGACAGCAATTTTGGGCGCTGGGTTTGATCCCGGCATGGTAAACGCGTTCGCGCGCTTCGCGGTGGACGAGTTTATGGACGAGGTCATCTCGATTGATATCGTTGACATCAACGCGGGTAGCCACGGCAAATATTTTTCGACCAATTTCGACCCCGAAATCAATTTTCGCGAATTCACCGGCACTGTCTACAGCTGGCAGCAGGGCGCTTGGCAGGAAAATAAGATGTTCGAGGTGGGCCGCGAATGGGATTTGCCGGTCGTCGGCAAGCAAAAAGCCTATATGTCGGGTCATGACGAGGTTCACTCACTCGCGGCGAATTATCCGCAAGCAGATATCCGGTTCTGGATGGGCTTTGGCGATCATTACATCAATGTCTTTACTGTGCTGCAAAACCTTGGGTTATTATCAGAACAGCCAGTGACAACCGCTGAGGGCCTGGAAGTTGTCCCACTTAAGCTTGTAAAGGCGGTTTTGCCTGATCCTTCCAGCCTCGCGCCCAATTACACAGGAAAGACCTGCATTGGCGATCTGGTGAAAGGCATCAAGAACGGCGAAGAGGTCGAGGTATTTGTATATAACGTGGCCGACCACAAGGACGCCTATAACGAGGTTGGCAGCCAAGGTATTTCATATACTGCGGGTGTACCACCAGTGGCCATGGCGATGCTGATCGCGGATGGCACGTATGACAAGGGCGTCATGTTGAATGTGGAGGAGTTAGATCCCAAACCACTGTTTACACTTCTCGACACGATTGGCCTGCCGACGCGGGTAAAAGACGCTCATGGCGACCGTGAATGGAACCGTAAATAG
- a CDS encoding carboxynorspermidine decarboxylase — MQTPYYLIDKSHLLPNLEKIAWLREASGVKCLLALKCFATWSVFDFMAEFMDGSTSSSLFEVRLGHEKFAGETHAYSVAYADHEIDQVLECSDKIIFNSIGQLTKFASVSHDHIRGLRVNPGVSTSEFDLADPARAFSRLGEHDPAAIDAVADQISGLMFHNNCENDSFERFDEMLTLIEDRFGAVIHKMDWISLGGGIHFTGKDYPLERLAARLKVFAKRFSVQVYLEPGEAAITGAATLEVTVLDTMHNGKNLAIVDSSIEAHMLDLLIYREPAKISPNTGSEEWMICGKSCLAGDIFGEFRFDAALKAGDRLSFQDAAGYTMVKKNWFNGVKMPSIAIRELDGSIRMVRDFNYDDFAAALS; from the coding sequence GTGCAAACACCTTACTATCTCATCGACAAATCACATCTGCTTCCCAATCTCGAAAAGATCGCATGGCTACGTGAGGCGTCGGGCGTTAAATGTCTGCTGGCCCTCAAGTGCTTTGCTACTTGGTCGGTTTTTGACTTTATGGCCGAATTCATGGACGGCTCCACCTCGTCATCGTTGTTCGAGGTCCGCTTGGGGCATGAGAAATTTGCCGGCGAAACTCATGCTTACTCGGTGGCCTATGCGGATCATGAAATTGATCAGGTTCTGGAGTGCTCGGATAAGATTATCTTCAACTCGATCGGGCAGTTGACCAAGTTTGCGAGTGTATCCCACGACCATATCCGAGGACTTCGGGTCAATCCGGGCGTTTCCACGTCGGAGTTTGACCTTGCCGATCCGGCCCGCGCGTTCAGCCGATTGGGCGAACACGACCCTGCGGCCATTGATGCGGTTGCGGATCAGATCAGTGGCTTGATGTTCCACAACAACTGCGAGAATGACAGTTTTGAACGCTTCGACGAGATGCTGACCTTGATCGAAGACCGTTTTGGCGCGGTTATCCATAAAATGGACTGGATCAGTTTGGGCGGTGGCATTCACTTCACAGGCAAAGACTATCCGTTGGAACGTCTGGCCGCGCGGCTCAAGGTTTTCGCGAAGCGCTTCAGCGTCCAAGTCTACCTTGAACCCGGCGAGGCGGCGATCACGGGGGCTGCCACGCTGGAAGTTACGGTGCTGGATACGATGCATAATGGCAAAAACCTTGCGATCGTCGACAGTTCGATTGAGGCACATATGCTGGATTTGCTGATCTATCGCGAGCCTGCAAAGATCTCCCCGAATACCGGTAGCGAGGAATGGATGATCTGCGGCAAATCCTGCCTTGCTGGTGATATCTTCGGCGAATTCCGCTTTGACGCAGCCCTGAAGGCGGGTGACCGACTTTCGTTTCAGGATGCCGCAGGCTACACAATGGTCAAGAAAAACTGGTTCAATGGGGTCAAAATGCCAAGCATCGCGATCCGCGAACTCGATGGCAGCATACGTATGGTGCGTGATTTCAACTATGACGACTTTGCTGCGGCACTGTCATAA